One stretch of Juglans microcarpa x Juglans regia isolate MS1-56 chromosome 3D, Jm3101_v1.0, whole genome shotgun sequence DNA includes these proteins:
- the LOC121254641 gene encoding protein phosphatase 2C 51-like, translated as MKKKPKPKPTSDHLPVKMALDSEELSQLTLTKTKNTRRKRLKVRLLKYTYRTKMHVERQKEKQLLDENQDDYNHTVEKKISLSLTSSYKNEEVLSFRRDSPESFTSYGSVSLIGRRREMEDAVRAELGLMTKSKTDVKYDFFGVYDGHGGPEVATACEERLHGVLVEERDDHVQGEDEGIDYWQRVMEACFGKMDEEVRDNGLGRTVGSTAVVAMVGEEEVVVANCGDCRAVMCSGGVALALSTDHKPGRPDELNRIESAGGRVINWNGQRVLGVLATSRSIGDHYLRPYVISKPEVTITRRTDKDEFLVLASDGLWDVIPNELACRIVKTCLDGKMRRSSMQEVVIECRPAEAAALLAELALARGSKDNVSVIVVELRKPIGFVGS; from the exons atgaaaaagaaaccCAAACCGAAGCCGACGTCCGATCACCTCCCTGTGAAAATGGCGTTAGATTCCGAAGAGCTCAGCCAACTCACCTtgacaaaaacaaagaatacCCGTCGGAAGAGGCTGAAAGTCCGGCTACTAAAGTACACGTATCGAACGAAGATGCACGTCGAGCGACAGAAAGAGAAACAACTACTAGACGAGAATCAGGATGATTATAACCACACGGTGGAGAAGAAGATATCGTTATCTTTGACATCGTCCTACAAAAACGAAGAGGTTTTGTCTTTCCGTAGAGATAGTCCGGAGAGTTTTACTTCCTACGGCTCGGTGTCCTTGATTGGGAGgaggagagagatggaagaTGCGGTGAGAGCGGAGTTAGGGCTCATGACAAAGAGTAAGACTGACGTAAAGTACGATTTTTTCGGAGTTTACGATGGGCACGGAGGGCCCGAAGTGGCGACAGCGTGCGAGGAGAGGTTGCATGGGGTTCTGGTTGAGGAGAGAGATGATCATGTTCAAGGTGAGGATGAAGGGATCGATTATTGGCAGAGGGTGATGGAGGCGTGTTTTGGTAAAATGGACGAGGAGGTGAGGGATAACGGGTTGGGAAGGACTGTGGGATCGACGGCTGTTGTGGCGATGGTgggggaggaggaggtggtggtggcaaACTGTGGGGATTGCAGGGCGGTGATGTGTAGTGGTGGTGTGGCTTTGGCCTTGTCTACGGATCACAAG CCTGGTAGACCAGATGAGTTGAACAGAATTGAATCTGCTGGTGGAAGGGTCATAAATTGGAATGGGCAACGCGTTCTTGGTGTTCTTGCCACTTCAAGATCAATAG GTGATCATTACCTTAGACCGTACGTAATTTCCAAACCAGAAGTGACCATTACCAGGCGAACCGATAAAGATGAATTCCTCGTACTAGCCAGTGATGGCTTGTGGGACGTTATCCCTAATGAACTTGCATGCCGGATTGTGAAGACATGTCTTGATGGAAAAATGAGGAGGAGCTCCATGCAGGAGGTTGTTATTGAATGCCGCCCGGCCGAGGCAGCAGCATTACTGGCTGAGCTAGCACTGGCTCGGGGAAGCAAAGATAACGTTAGTGTTATTGTAGTTGAGCTGAGGAAACCCATAGGTTTTGTCGGTTCATAG